One region of Flavobacterium sp. KACC 22763 genomic DNA includes:
- a CDS encoding DUF349 domain-containing protein has protein sequence MLEEKNDNLHEADGKTGIEVNDSIANDAIETSDSETLTENLVPETENKLANQGDAHQEALDVITNSNAAESEDETLKERHDIPMQDYNTFSLDALVDELKKLVNIDKVMSVKDHIEEIKKAFLLQYHHLIEEKKEEFLASNPDPSEEFEYHLPLKSKFDEYYNVFREKRNAHFKHLQTNLKTNLDNRLAIVEELKELINPQENIKDTLKHFNELRERWKNAGAIPKDKYNHVWNNYHFHVENFYDYLHLDREARDLDFKHNLELKQKIIARVEELVNDADVSKSFRELQDLHRIWKEEIGPVSKEHRDAIWNQFSELTKKIHDKRELLFESQRANEQKNLEAKKEIIAKIEALGSEKVNSHSQWLVQIQKVEDLRNEFFAAGKVPSEVNEETWATFKTAVRNFNAFKNSFYKDIKKDQNDNLNKKLALVAKAKELQESTDFQATTPVMKQIQEEWKQIGHVPKKYSDKIWKEFKDACNHYFDKLKEHKSEENSEEVAAFDNKKAYLDVLRAFQLTGDHKTDLDAIKAHIETWKGFGKVPFSRRHIEGKFNKILDALFEKLSLSKKESEMMRFANRLDSLSDSNDTRKLDNEKIFIMRKIEEVQNEIFQLENNIQFFTNTKNAKKENSIVTEVRKNIAIHKESLDVWKDKLKQLRNLGQE, from the coding sequence ATGTTAGAAGAAAAGAATGATAACCTGCATGAAGCAGACGGAAAAACTGGAATCGAAGTAAATGATTCTATAGCAAATGATGCAATTGAAACCTCAGATTCTGAAACTCTGACCGAAAATTTGGTTCCAGAAACTGAAAATAAATTAGCTAATCAAGGTGATGCTCATCAAGAAGCATTAGATGTTATTACCAATTCGAACGCTGCTGAAAGCGAAGACGAAACGCTAAAGGAGCGTCACGACATTCCTATGCAGGATTATAATACATTCTCTCTAGATGCTCTTGTTGATGAACTTAAAAAACTGGTGAATATAGACAAGGTAATGTCTGTAAAAGATCATATCGAAGAAATCAAAAAAGCTTTTCTGTTACAATATCACCATCTTATAGAGGAGAAAAAAGAAGAATTTTTAGCTTCTAATCCGGATCCTAGCGAAGAGTTTGAATATCATCTGCCTCTAAAATCAAAATTCGACGAATATTATAATGTTTTTAGAGAGAAAAGAAATGCTCATTTTAAACATTTACAGACTAATTTAAAAACCAATTTAGATAATCGTCTGGCTATTGTTGAAGAATTAAAGGAACTAATTAATCCACAGGAAAATATAAAGGACACTCTTAAGCATTTTAATGAATTAAGAGAAAGATGGAAAAATGCAGGAGCTATTCCGAAAGACAAATACAACCACGTTTGGAATAATTACCATTTCCATGTAGAAAATTTCTACGATTATCTTCATTTAGACCGTGAGGCTAGAGATTTAGATTTTAAACATAACTTAGAATTAAAACAAAAAATTATAGCTCGCGTCGAAGAATTGGTAAACGATGCTGATGTAAGTAAATCTTTCCGTGAATTACAGGATTTACATAGAATCTGGAAAGAAGAAATCGGACCTGTTTCTAAAGAGCACCGTGACGCGATCTGGAATCAATTTAGTGAATTGACTAAGAAAATACACGATAAGAGAGAACTTTTATTTGAGAGCCAAAGAGCAAATGAGCAAAAAAATCTTGAAGCCAAAAAAGAAATTATTGCCAAAATTGAAGCTCTTGGAAGCGAAAAAGTAAACTCTCATTCACAATGGCTTGTTCAGATTCAAAAAGTAGAAGACCTAAGAAATGAGTTTTTTGCTGCTGGAAAAGTTCCTTCTGAAGTTAATGAAGAAACTTGGGCTACTTTCAAAACTGCGGTTAGAAATTTCAATGCTTTCAAAAATTCGTTTTATAAAGACATTAAAAAAGATCAAAACGATAATTTAAATAAGAAACTGGCTCTTGTTGCAAAAGCTAAAGAATTACAGGAAAGCACAGATTTTCAAGCTACAACTCCTGTGATGAAACAAATCCAGGAAGAATGGAAACAAATTGGCCACGTTCCCAAAAAATATTCAGACAAAATCTGGAAAGAATTTAAGGATGCCTGCAACCATTATTTTGACAAATTAAAAGAACACAAGTCTGAAGAAAACAGTGAAGAGGTAGCTGCTTTTGACAATAAAAAAGCTTACTTAGATGTTTTAAGAGCTTTCCAATTAACTGGAGATCATAAAACAGATTTAGATGCAATTAAAGCTCATATTGAAACTTGGAAAGGATTCGGAAAAGTTCCTTTTTCTAGAAGACATATTGAAGGGAAATTCAATAAAATCTTAGATGCTCTTTTCGAAAAACTAAGCTTAAGCAAAAAAGAATCTGAAATGATGCGTTTTGCCAATCGTCTTGATTCTTTGTCTGACAGTAATGACACACGTAAATTAGACAATGAAAAGATCTTTATTATGCGTAAAATTGAAGAAGTTCAAAATGAAATTTTCCAGTTAGAAAACAACATTCAGTTCTTCACGAATACAAAAAATGCTAAAAAAGAGAATTCAATTGTTACAGAAGTACGCAAAAACATTGCTATTCACAAAGAAAGCCTTGATGTATGGAAAGATAAATTGAAGCAACTTCGAAACTTGGGACAAGAATAG
- a CDS encoding lipid A phosphoethanolamine transferase — translation MKKQLLYFSIFFLITFLATAQDEDIDRSNSPFAEPRYHYFLQTILLYNEYLDTKNGSYNTTNLRVLQPIGNKAWNLRFDLPLISTNSNSINQTGLGDVGAGLSFIPYFKKNSGIGLRTRVISNSAADPSFGTGKWVVIPAGIFAKYFNKKKFLWLATVEHSQSFAGSSNRSDVSVTLLENNLLWFFGKNWIATDVGFRYNYVLDGFQNNAFMEFGRKITPTNLFYVHPSVAFGGEKSYNFGMEVGLLVLF, via the coding sequence ATGAAAAAACAACTACTTTACTTTAGCATTTTTTTTCTTATTACATTTCTTGCAACAGCACAAGATGAAGATATAGACAGAAGCAATAGTCCCTTTGCTGAACCTCGATATCATTATTTTCTACAGACTATTCTACTGTACAATGAATACTTAGATACTAAAAATGGCTCGTATAATACTACAAATTTGCGTGTTTTACAACCAATTGGCAATAAAGCCTGGAATCTGAGATTTGATTTGCCTTTAATTTCAACCAATTCCAATTCTATCAATCAAACCGGACTTGGTGATGTTGGTGCTGGACTTAGTTTTATCCCTTATTTTAAAAAAAACAGCGGTATTGGTCTTAGAACCCGTGTTATCTCAAATTCTGCTGCAGACCCAAGTTTTGGTACAGGAAAATGGGTAGTAATTCCAGCTGGTATCTTTGCAAAATACTTCAATAAAAAGAAATTTTTATGGCTTGCGACCGTTGAACATTCCCAGAGTTTTGCAGGATCAAGCAATCGAAGCGATGTAAGCGTGACATTGCTAGAAAACAACTTATTATGGTTTTTTGGTAAAAATTGGATTGCTACCGATGTAGGTTTTAGATATAATTATGTTTTGGATGGTTTTCAGAATAATGCTTTTATGGAATTTGGACGAAAAATCACTCCAACAAATTTATTTTATGTACACCCTAGCGTGGCTTTTGGCGGAGAAAAATCATATAATTTTGGAATGGAAGTAGGACTGTTGGTTTTGTTTTGA
- a CDS encoding shikimate dehydrogenase family protein codes for MVDILLRRRFGLLGRNISYSFSKGYFTEKFNNEVFAGNSYENFDISEINYFTELIKNNPDLKGLNVTIPYKEQVIPFLDKLSKKAALIGAVNTIKFTKSGKLKGYNTDYYGFKKSLKPLLEPHHKKALILGTGGASKGVAFALDELDIPYTFVSREAKENIIDYDLINATTFDNFQIIINCTPVGTSPNIEACPNLPYEFFTEKHIAYDLIYNPAETTFLRKAKEKGAVIKNGHDMLIFQAEKAWKIWNK; via the coding sequence ATGGTTGATATTTTATTAAGAAGACGTTTTGGATTATTAGGACGCAACATAAGCTACTCTTTTTCAAAAGGTTATTTTACAGAAAAATTTAATAATGAAGTTTTTGCTGGCAACAGCTATGAGAATTTTGACATTTCTGAGATTAATTACTTCACAGAATTAATTAAAAATAATCCTGATTTAAAGGGATTAAATGTTACCATTCCGTACAAAGAACAAGTTATTCCTTTCTTAGATAAATTATCAAAAAAAGCCGCTCTAATTGGCGCTGTCAATACAATTAAATTTACTAAAAGCGGTAAACTAAAAGGCTACAACACAGATTATTACGGATTTAAGAAGTCTTTAAAACCATTATTAGAGCCTCATCATAAAAAAGCCCTTATTTTAGGAACAGGAGGCGCTTCTAAAGGTGTTGCTTTTGCTTTGGACGAATTGGATATTCCGTACACTTTTGTTTCTAGAGAAGCAAAGGAAAACATTATTGATTATGATTTGATTAATGCAACAACTTTTGATAATTTTCAAATTATAATTAATTGCACACCAGTTGGAACGAGTCCGAATATTGAAGCTTGTCCAAATTTACCTTATGAATTCTTTACAGAAAAACATATCGCATACGATTTAATCTATAATCCTGCAGAAACCACTTTCTTGCGAAAAGCGAAAGAAAAAGGTGCTGTTATTAAAAACGGACATGATATGCTTATTTTTCAAGCCGAAAAAGCTTGGAAAATCTGGAACAAATAA
- a CDS encoding tetratricopeptide repeat protein yields the protein MQLSNEEEDYNLSLSKFESMLKTNKVLFFDSEEFEEIILHYLDIGKANLAKKALKLALDQHPKSTGLKLVQVEMLVYDDKLEIAEKLLNELYAIEPNNEEIYIQKANICSKRDQHEKAVELLKIALQYTDDYADVYNLIGMEYLFMDNLELAKESFIKCLEEDLEDQSALYNVVYCFEFLDQNQEAIVYLNEYIDRNPYSEIAWHQLGRLHYGVKEYENAIRAFDYATLIDDEFLGAFMEKAKAYERLKKYNEAIESYNRTIELDDATSYALLRIGKCYEKLGNLAKAIQYYNQTVHEDPLLDKGWIAITDFHLRQKNYQKALFFVNKALAIDNQNRLYWKRYATINKQMNFFEEAEFGFRKAVEFGDYALDTWLFWVDILQFLGEFETAIQTLLQATEYFPEENEIEYRLAGLYFMIQDNTKAKFHLSNGLRLNFDNYILIEDLFPVVWAKKTVKNYIEKHRK from the coding sequence ATGCAATTAAGCAACGAAGAAGAAGATTATAACCTATCCCTATCCAAATTTGAGTCGATGTTAAAAACTAACAAAGTACTCTTTTTTGATTCTGAAGAATTCGAAGAAATAATTCTTCATTATTTAGACATAGGTAAGGCTAATTTAGCAAAAAAGGCCTTAAAACTTGCATTAGACCAGCATCCAAAATCTACAGGCTTAAAATTAGTACAAGTAGAAATGCTAGTTTATGATGACAAACTCGAGATCGCTGAAAAGCTTTTGAATGAGTTATACGCAATTGAACCTAACAACGAGGAAATCTACATCCAGAAAGCCAATATCTGTTCCAAAAGAGATCAGCACGAAAAAGCAGTTGAACTGTTAAAAATCGCGCTTCAATACACTGATGATTATGCAGATGTGTACAATTTAATTGGTATGGAATATCTTTTTATGGATAATCTCGAGCTGGCAAAGGAGAGTTTTATCAAATGTCTTGAAGAAGACTTAGAAGATCAATCTGCTCTCTATAACGTAGTATATTGTTTTGAATTTTTAGATCAAAACCAAGAAGCTATTGTATATCTTAACGAATATATCGACAGAAATCCGTACAGTGAAATTGCGTGGCATCAGCTTGGACGTCTACATTATGGCGTAAAAGAGTATGAAAATGCCATTCGCGCATTTGATTATGCAACGCTAATTGATGATGAATTTTTAGGAGCTTTCATGGAAAAAGCAAAAGCGTATGAGCGCCTTAAAAAGTACAATGAAGCAATTGAAAGTTATAACAGAACCATCGAATTGGACGATGCGACTTCGTACGCCCTTCTTCGAATTGGAAAATGTTATGAAAAACTTGGAAATTTAGCCAAGGCAATCCAATATTATAACCAAACTGTTCATGAAGATCCGCTTTTAGACAAAGGCTGGATTGCCATAACAGATTTTCACCTTCGCCAGAAAAACTATCAGAAAGCATTATTCTTTGTCAATAAAGCACTGGCAATCGATAATCAGAATCGTTTGTACTGGAAAAGATATGCTACAATCAACAAACAGATGAATTTCTTTGAAGAAGCCGAATTTGGTTTTAGAAAAGCGGTTGAGTTTGGAGATTATGCATTAGACACTTGGTTATTCTGGGTTGACATTCTTCAATTTTTAGGAGAATTTGAAACAGCTATCCAAACTTTATTACAGGCTACAGAATATTTCCCTGAAGAAAATGAAATCGAATATCGTTTGGCTGGATTATATTTTATGATTCAAGACAACACAAAAGCTAAATTTCACTTAAGCAATGGTTTACGCCTTAACTTTGACAACTATATTCTAATCGAAGATTTGTTTCCTGTGGTTTGGGCAAAAAAAACAGTAAAAAATTATATAGAAAAACATCGTAAATAA
- a CDS encoding aspartate aminotransferase family protein, with protein sequence MNPDFIKYQAQTSPYPLGMEVSHAIGSYIYDTNDKKYLDFVAGVSACTLGHQHPRVNQAIKDQLDKYSHVMVYGEYSQSPAVQYCKMMASLLPESLNKTYLVNSGTEAIEGSLKLAKRVTGRSQLISCHNAYHGNTMGSMSVMGFEERKQAFRPLLPDVDFITFNNEEDLQKITTRTAAILLETIQGGAGFIQPENNFLQKVRERCDEVGALMIVDEIQPGFGRTGKLFGFQNYDVVPDIVVMGKGMGGGMPVGAFTASAEKMDLLTENPKLGHITTFGGHPVIASACLATLQELTETNLMAETLEKEKLFRSLLVHPLITEVRGKGLMLAAMTESADITNEVILTCQDRGLILFWLLFEGCAIRITPPLIISEDEIREGCAIILDVMDEIMKKNNN encoded by the coding sequence ATGAATCCAGATTTTATAAAATACCAAGCGCAAACCTCTCCTTACCCACTCGGAATGGAAGTTTCGCATGCCATTGGTTCTTACATATACGATACAAACGATAAAAAATATTTAGATTTTGTTGCCGGAGTTTCGGCTTGTACTTTAGGACATCAGCATCCGAGAGTCAATCAAGCTATAAAAGATCAACTGGATAAATATTCGCACGTAATGGTTTACGGCGAATATTCTCAAAGTCCAGCTGTTCAATACTGCAAAATGATGGCTTCTCTGCTTCCAGAATCTTTAAACAAAACCTATTTGGTTAATTCTGGTACAGAAGCGATTGAAGGTTCATTAAAATTAGCCAAGCGTGTTACGGGACGCAGCCAGCTTATTTCATGTCACAATGCTTATCACGGAAACACTATGGGTTCTATGAGCGTTATGGGATTTGAAGAACGCAAACAAGCTTTTAGACCCCTACTTCCAGATGTTGATTTTATCACTTTCAACAACGAAGAAGATTTACAGAAGATAACCACTCGAACAGCCGCTATTCTTTTAGAAACCATTCAAGGTGGTGCAGGATTTATTCAGCCTGAAAATAACTTTTTGCAAAAAGTTCGTGAACGTTGCGATGAGGTTGGAGCTTTAATGATAGTTGATGAAATCCAACCAGGTTTTGGAAGAACGGGAAAACTTTTTGGTTTCCAAAATTATGATGTTGTTCCCGATATTGTGGTTATGGGCAAAGGAATGGGCGGCGGAATGCCAGTTGGAGCATTTACTGCCTCTGCTGAAAAAATGGATCTTTTAACAGAAAACCCAAAATTAGGACATATCACCACTTTTGGAGGTCACCCTGTCATTGCGTCAGCTTGTTTAGCTACTTTGCAAGAATTAACTGAAACAAATTTAATGGCAGAAACGCTAGAGAAGGAAAAACTCTTCAGATCACTTTTGGTACATCCTTTGATTACAGAAGTTAGAGGAAAAGGATTAATGCTTGCCGCCATGACAGAATCGGCAGATATTACCAACGAAGTCATTTTAACTTGTCAAGACAGAGGACTTATTTTATTCTGGCTTTTATTTGAAGGATGCGCAATCAGAATTACACCTCCTTTGATTATTTCTGAAGATGAAATTAGAGAAGGTTGTGCGATTATTTTAGACGTGATGGACGAAATAATGAAGAAGAACAATAACTAA
- a CDS encoding OstA-like protein produces MKKSLFFIFICLSFLSVQFTFAQAKKPAQSPKTIVIENADFSDVDQVNVPDALLLTGNVKVNHDGVVLTCNKAYFFQKENYLKAFGNVQLVQGDTLFLNSKYAEYSGNAKKAFATGNAVLTSPDATLQTDTINFDRNVQEAFYNTKGTIINKDNTLVSKSGRYFVKEKKFQFLTEVTITNPKYVIKSNHLDYYSNSGHTYLLGPSTITSKANYIYTEKGFYDTKKNLAHFLRKSYIKYDDRRIEGDSLFYNRNTEFASATRNVKITDSINKGIVKGHYAELYKLKDSMFVTKRAVAINLVENDSVYIHGQKLMVTGKEGERILRAYKNVRFYKTDMSGKCDSIHSDSKIALTKLIGNPILWNGDNQITGDVMHLIGDNKTRKIDSLKVLNNTFVISKDTLGTGFNQVKGLNLFGKFRDGKLHDVDVIKNTEVIYYMRNDAHELIGINKNVSSKINMILENNAIETITFFNKVDGDIFPEDELPENARKLRGMNWRGDERIKSKDDIFTAEENEENNKLIKQGKDEEEKGKNVPLKVRKETLNYDKKNPTAKTDTKAKSK; encoded by the coding sequence TTGAAGAAATCACTCTTTTTCATATTTATTTGTCTGTCTTTTTTAAGCGTTCAATTCACTTTCGCACAAGCAAAAAAACCTGCACAATCTCCGAAAACTATTGTCATCGAGAATGCTGACTTTTCTGATGTAGATCAGGTTAATGTACCTGATGCACTTTTACTTACTGGAAATGTAAAAGTAAACCACGATGGAGTTGTATTAACTTGCAATAAGGCCTATTTTTTTCAAAAAGAAAATTATCTAAAAGCATTCGGAAATGTACAATTAGTACAAGGAGACACTTTATTTCTGAATAGTAAATATGCTGAATATAGCGGTAATGCAAAAAAAGCTTTTGCTACAGGAAATGCCGTTTTAACTTCGCCAGATGCTACTTTGCAGACTGATACTATTAATTTTGACAGAAATGTTCAAGAAGCATTTTACAACACCAAAGGTACTATCATAAACAAAGACAATACATTGGTGAGTAAATCTGGAAGATATTTTGTAAAAGAAAAGAAATTCCAGTTTTTGACTGAAGTTACGATTACGAATCCGAAATATGTGATTAAATCGAACCATTTAGATTATTACAGCAATTCTGGTCACACCTATCTTCTTGGCCCATCCACTATTACGAGTAAAGCCAATTACATTTATACCGAAAAAGGTTTTTATGACACTAAGAAAAACTTAGCCCATTTTCTACGAAAATCATACATTAAATATGACGATAGGCGCATAGAAGGCGATAGTTTATTTTATAATCGAAATACCGAATTTGCTTCGGCAACCCGAAATGTAAAAATCACCGATTCTATCAATAAAGGAATTGTAAAAGGCCATTATGCAGAGCTTTATAAGCTGAAAGACTCAATGTTTGTAACTAAAAGAGCGGTTGCCATTAATCTTGTTGAAAATGATTCAGTCTACATTCACGGACAAAAATTAATGGTTACAGGAAAAGAAGGAGAAAGAATTTTGAGAGCATATAAAAATGTTCGTTTCTACAAAACAGACATGAGCGGTAAATGTGACTCAATACATTCTGATTCTAAAATTGCCTTAACAAAATTGATTGGAAATCCGATTCTTTGGAATGGCGACAACCAGATCACAGGAGATGTAATGCATTTGATTGGCGATAATAAAACAAGGAAAATTGACTCTTTAAAAGTGCTCAACAATACTTTCGTCATATCCAAGGACACGCTCGGAACAGGATTTAATCAAGTCAAGGGGCTCAATTTGTTTGGGAAATTCCGAGATGGAAAACTTCATGATGTTGATGTTATCAAAAACACCGAAGTAATTTATTATATGCGGAACGATGCCCATGAACTAATCGGAATCAATAAAAATGTTAGCAGTAAAATCAATATGATATTGGAAAATAATGCTATTGAAACGATTACGTTCTTCAATAAAGTCGACGGAGATATTTTTCCTGAAGATGAACTTCCCGAAAATGCTCGTAAACTAAGAGGTATGAATTGGCGTGGCGATGAAAGAATAAAATCGAAAGATGATATTTTTACCGCAGAAGAAAACGAAGAGAATAACAAACTGATTAAACAAGGAAAAGACGAAGAGGAAAAAGGTAAAAACGTTCCCTTAAAAGTCAGGAAAGAAACCTTAAATTACGATAAAAAGAATCCTACTGCTAAGACAGACACAAAAGCTAAAAGCAAATAG